In one window of Streptomyces sp. NBC_01224 DNA:
- the pyrF gene encoding orotidine-5'-phosphate decarboxylase, with protein sequence MIPEPFGARLRRAMDTRGPLCVGIDPHASLLTAWGLNDDVAGLEHFTRTVVEALADRVAVLKPQSAFFERFGSRGIAVLEKAVEEARAAGALVLMDAKRGDIGSTMGAYAATYLDKESPLFSDAVTVSPYLGFGSLRPALDAAVLSGAGVFVLALTSNPEGAEVQRATAADGRSLAQLMLDHMAAENEGATPLGSVGAVVGATLGDAGVNLAINGPLLAPGIGAQGATPADLPGVFGDAVGNVVPSVSRGVLSQGPDVAGLRAAAERLTDEVRAAVAGR encoded by the coding sequence ATGATCCCGGAACCGTTCGGCGCACGCCTGCGCCGCGCCATGGACACCCGCGGGCCGCTCTGTGTCGGCATCGACCCGCACGCCTCGCTCCTCACCGCCTGGGGCCTGAACGACGACGTCGCAGGTCTGGAGCACTTCACGCGTACGGTCGTCGAGGCACTGGCGGACCGGGTCGCCGTCCTCAAGCCGCAGTCCGCGTTCTTCGAGCGCTTCGGCTCGCGTGGCATCGCGGTCCTGGAGAAGGCCGTCGAGGAGGCGCGGGCGGCCGGTGCACTCGTCCTGATGGATGCCAAGCGCGGAGACATCGGCTCCACCATGGGTGCCTACGCTGCGACCTATCTGGACAAGGAGTCGCCGCTGTTCTCGGACGCGGTCACCGTGTCGCCGTACCTCGGCTTCGGTTCGCTGCGCCCGGCGCTCGACGCGGCCGTCCTCTCCGGCGCGGGCGTCTTCGTGCTCGCCCTGACCTCCAACCCGGAGGGAGCGGAGGTTCAGCGCGCCACCGCCGCCGACGGTCGTTCGCTGGCCCAGCTGATGCTCGACCACATGGCCGCCGAGAACGAGGGAGCCACCCCGCTCGGCTCCGTCGGCGCGGTGGTCGGTGCCACGCTCGGGGACGCGGGCGTCAATCTCGCCATCAACGGCCCCCTGCTCGCCCCCGGGATCGGGGCCCAGGGTGCGACGCCCGCGGATCTGCCCGGTGTCTTCGGCGACGCGGTGGGCAATGTGGTGCCCAGTGTGAGCCGCGGCGTACTGAGCCAGGGACCGGACGTGGCAGGGCTGCGCGCAGCCGCCGAACGGCTCACGGACGAGGTCCGGGCAGCCGTCGCAGGTAGGTGA
- a CDS encoding integration host factor, translated as MALPPLTPEQRAAALEKAAAARRERAEVKNRLKHSGASLHEVIKQGQENDVIGKMKVSALLESLPGVGKVRAKQIMERLGISESRRVRGLGSNQIASLEREFGGSAA; from the coding sequence GTGGCTCTTCCGCCCCTTACCCCTGAACAGCGCGCAGCCGCGCTCGAAAAGGCCGCCGCGGCTCGCCGGGAGCGGGCCGAGGTCAAGAATCGACTCAAGCACTCCGGCGCCTCCCTCCACGAGGTCATCAAGCAGGGCCAGGAGAACGACGTCATCGGCAAGATGAAGGTCTCTGCCCTCCTGGAGTCCCTGCCGGGCGTGGGCAAGGTCCGCGCCAAGCAGATCATGGAGCGGCTCGGCATCTCCGAGAGCCGCCGGGTCCGGGGTCTCGGCTCCAACCAGATCGCATCCCTGGAGCGAGAGTTCGGCGGCAGCGCCGCCTGA
- the gmk gene encoding guanylate kinase, translating into MAATSRGTSPVPPDVRPRLTVLSGPSGVGKSTVVAHMRKAHPEVWLSVSATTRKPRPGERNGVHYFFVDNDEFDKLIANGELLEWAEFAGNRYGTPRRAVLDRLEAGEPVLLEIDLQGARLVRQSMSDARLVFLAPPSWEELVRRLTGRGTESAEVIERRLAAARIELAAESEFDTTLVNTSVEDVARELLALMLEVSGHRPGSD; encoded by the coding sequence ATGGCTGCAACATCCCGGGGGACGTCCCCCGTACCCCCGGACGTACGTCCGCGGCTGACCGTGCTCTCCGGCCCCTCGGGCGTCGGCAAGAGCACGGTCGTCGCCCATATGCGCAAGGCCCACCCCGAGGTATGGCTCTCGGTGTCGGCGACAACCCGCAAGCCGCGCCCCGGCGAGCGCAACGGTGTCCACTACTTTTTCGTGGACAACGACGAGTTCGACAAGCTGATCGCCAATGGCGAGCTGCTGGAGTGGGCCGAGTTCGCCGGCAACCGGTACGGCACGCCGCGCCGTGCCGTGCTCGACCGCCTGGAGGCGGGCGAGCCGGTGCTGCTGGAGATCGATCTCCAGGGCGCCCGGCTGGTCCGGCAGTCGATGTCGGACGCCCGGCTCGTCTTCCTGGCCCCGCCGAGCTGGGAGGAGCTGGTGCGTCGGCTTACCGGCCGCGGGACCGAATCCGCCGAGGTGATCGAGCGCCGGCTCGCCGCCGCCAGGATCGAACTGGCTGCCGAGTCCGAGTTCGATACGACGCTGGTCAACACCTCCGTCGAGGACGTGGCACGTGAGCTGCTAGCCTTGATGCTGGAGGTTTCCGGCCACCGTCCCGGCAGCGACTGA
- the rpoZ gene encoding DNA-directed RNA polymerase subunit omega — protein sequence MSSSITTPEGIINPPIDELLEATDSKYSLVIYAAKRARQINAYYSQLGEGLLEYVGPLVDTHVHEKPLSIALREINAGLLTSEAIEGPAQ from the coding sequence GTGTCCTCTTCCATCACCACGCCCGAGGGCATCATCAACCCGCCGATTGATGAGCTCCTTGAGGCCACCGACTCGAAGTACAGCCTCGTGATCTACGCCGCCAAGCGCGCGCGCCAGATCAACGCGTACTACTCGCAGCTCGGCGAGGGTCTCCTGGAGTACGTCGGTCCGCTCGTCGACACCCACGTGCACGAGAAGCCGCTCTCGATCGCGCTCCGCGAGATCAACGCGGGCCTGCTCACCTCCGAGGCCATCGAGGGCCCCGCGCAGTAA
- the coaBC gene encoding bifunctional phosphopantothenoylcysteine decarboxylase/phosphopantothenate--cysteine ligase CoaBC, which produces MDKPKVVLGVSGGIAAYKACELLRRLTESGHDVRVVPTESALHFVGAATWSALSGHPVSTEVWNDVHEVPHVRIGQGADLVVVAPATADMLAKAAHGLADDLLTNTLLTARCPVVFAPAMHTEMWEHPATQENVATLRRRGAVVIEPAVGRLTGVDTGKGRLPDPGEIFEVCRRVLARGPVEADLAGRHVVISAGGTREPLDPVRYLGNRSSGKQGFALARTAVARGARVTLIEANTGLPDPAGADVLHAGTAIQLREAVLKAAADADVVVMAAAVADFRPAEYATGKIKKKDGQEPAPIKLVRNPDILAEVAGERARPDLIVVGFAAETDDVLANGREKLRRKGCDLLVVNEVGERRTFGSEENEAVVLAADGGETPVPFGPKEALADTVWDLVSSRLG; this is translated from the coding sequence GTGGACAAGCCGAAGGTCGTTCTTGGGGTCAGCGGGGGCATCGCCGCGTACAAGGCGTGCGAGCTGCTGCGCCGGCTGACCGAGTCCGGTCATGACGTGAGGGTCGTCCCGACCGAGTCGGCGCTGCACTTCGTGGGGGCGGCCACCTGGTCGGCGCTCTCGGGCCACCCGGTGTCGACGGAGGTCTGGAACGACGTCCACGAGGTGCCGCACGTCAGGATCGGGCAGGGAGCCGACCTGGTCGTCGTCGCCCCGGCCACGGCCGACATGCTCGCCAAGGCCGCCCACGGTCTCGCCGACGACCTGCTCACCAATACGCTCCTGACCGCCCGCTGTCCTGTCGTCTTCGCGCCCGCCATGCACACCGAGATGTGGGAGCACCCCGCCACCCAGGAGAACGTCGCCACGCTGCGCCGCCGCGGCGCCGTCGTCATCGAGCCCGCCGTCGGCCGGCTGACCGGCGTCGACACCGGCAAGGGTCGGCTGCCCGACCCCGGGGAGATCTTCGAGGTCTGCCGCCGGGTGCTGGCCCGCGGGCCCGTCGAAGCCGACCTGGCCGGCCGTCACGTCGTGATCAGCGCAGGCGGTACGCGAGAGCCGCTCGACCCGGTGCGCTACCTCGGCAACCGTTCCTCTGGCAAGCAGGGTTTCGCGCTGGCCCGCACCGCGGTCGCCCGCGGCGCCCGGGTCACGCTCATCGAGGCCAACACCGGTCTGCCGGACCCGGCCGGCGCCGACGTCCTGCACGCAGGGACCGCCATACAGCTGCGCGAGGCCGTGCTGAAGGCCGCCGCGGACGCCGATGTGGTCGTGATGGCGGCGGCGGTCGCCGACTTCCGTCCCGCCGAGTACGCGACTGGGAAGATCAAGAAGAAGGACGGTCAGGAGCCCGCGCCCATCAAGCTCGTCCGCAATCCCGACATCCTCGCCGAGGTCGCCGGTGAACGCGCCCGGCCGGACCTGATCGTCGTCGGTTTCGCTGCCGAGACCGACGATGTGCTCGCCAACGGCCGCGAGAAGCTCCGCCGCAAGGGCTGCGATCTCCTCGTCGTCAATGAGGTGGGGGAGCGCAGGACATTCGGCTCCGAGGAGAACGAAGCGGTGGTCCTCGCAGCCGACGGCGGCGAGACCCCGGTGCCGTTCGGTCCCAAGGAGGCGCTCGCGGACACGGTCTGGGATCTCGTGTCGTCGCGACTCGGATGA
- the metK gene encoding methionine adenosyltransferase, with the protein MSRRLFTSESVTEGHPDKIADQISDTILDALLREDPRSRVAVETLITTGLVHVAGEVTTKAYADIPTLVRNKILEIGYDSSKKGFDGASCGVSVSIGAQSPDIAQGVDTAYEKRVEGSAAGEEGDDLDKQGAGDQGLMFGYACDETPELMPLPIYLAHRLSRRLSEVRKNGTIPYLRPDGKTQVTIEYDGDKAVRLDTVVVSSQHASDIDLDSLLAPDIREFVVEHVLAQLIEDGIKLDTDGYRLLVNPTGRFEIGGPMGDAGLTGRKIIIDTYGGMARHGGGAFSGKDPSKVDRSAAYAMRWVAKNVVAAGLAARCEVQVAYAIGKAEPVGLFVETFGTAAVETEKIEHAIGEVFDLRPAAIIRDLDLLRPIYAQTAAYGHFGRELPDFTWERTDRVDALRTAAGL; encoded by the coding sequence GTGTCCCGCCGTCTCTTCACCTCGGAGTCTGTCACCGAGGGTCACCCCGACAAGATCGCTGACCAGATCAGCGACACCATTCTCGACGCGCTGCTCCGTGAGGACCCCCGGTCCCGCGTCGCCGTCGAGACCTTGATCACCACCGGTCTGGTGCATGTTGCGGGTGAGGTCACGACCAAGGCCTACGCCGACATTCCGACCCTCGTGCGGAACAAGATTCTCGAGATCGGCTACGACTCCTCCAAGAAGGGCTTCGACGGCGCCTCCTGTGGCGTCTCGGTGTCCATCGGCGCGCAGTCGCCCGACATCGCGCAGGGCGTCGACACCGCGTACGAGAAGCGGGTCGAAGGTTCCGCCGCAGGTGAAGAAGGGGACGACCTCGACAAGCAGGGCGCCGGCGACCAGGGCCTGATGTTCGGGTACGCCTGCGACGAGACGCCCGAACTCATGCCGCTCCCGATCTACCTCGCGCACCGGCTCTCGCGCCGGCTCTCCGAGGTCCGCAAGAACGGGACCATCCCGTACCTGCGCCCGGACGGCAAGACCCAGGTCACCATCGAGTACGACGGCGACAAGGCCGTCCGTCTCGACACGGTCGTCGTCTCCTCGCAGCACGCCAGCGACATCGACCTCGACTCGCTGCTCGCGCCCGACATCCGCGAGTTCGTCGTCGAGCACGTGCTCGCGCAGCTGATCGAGGACGGCATCAAGCTGGACACCGACGGCTACCGGCTGCTGGTCAACCCGACCGGGCGCTTCGAGATCGGCGGCCCGATGGGTGACGCCGGCCTGACCGGTCGCAAGATCATCATCGACACCTACGGTGGCATGGCCCGCCACGGCGGTGGCGCCTTCTCGGGCAAGGACCCGTCGAAGGTCGACCGCTCGGCCGCGTACGCCATGCGCTGGGTCGCCAAGAACGTCGTCGCCGCGGGCCTTGCCGCCCGTTGCGAGGTGCAGGTCGCATACGCGATCGGCAAGGCCGAGCCCGTCGGTCTGTTCGTCGAGACGTTCGGCACCGCCGCGGTCGAGACCGAGAAGATCGAGCACGCCATCGGCGAGGTCTTCGACCTCCGCCCGGCCGCGATCATCCGCGACCTCGACCTGCTCCGCCCGATCTACGCCCAGACCGCGGCGTACGGCCACTTCGGCCGTGAGCTTCCCGACTTCACCTGGGAGCGCACGGACCGCGTGGACGCGCTGCGCACGGCGGCCGGGCTGTAA
- a CDS encoding primosomal protein N' codes for MSSDNERSEDPAGGVPEQLALIRETVRKANVPRAKPRTWRGAALAKELPVARVLVNKGVLHLDQYFDYAVPDELDADAQPGVRVRVRFGAGGRNVRGGRREGGGLIDGFLIERLAESDYTGALAALAYVVSPEPVLGPELLALSRAVADRYAGSLADVLQLAVPPRNGRAESKPSPEPLPPPPAPSAGSWERYAQGPAFLRALAEGGAPRAVWTALPGPHWPQEIARAMAATLASGRGALVVVPDGRTAGRVDAALTELLGEGRHALLTADSGPEKRYREWLAVRRGSVRAVVGTRAAMFAPVTDLGLVAVWDDGDSSHSDDNAPFPHVREVLELRAAHGRCAFLLGGTNCTVEAAQLVESGWALPLRADREQLRIAAPLVRTVGDGELARDGAARAARLPSLAWQTVRDGLRSGPVLVQVPRRGYAPRLACERCREPARCRHCAGPLQAPDQRDLDCAWCGRAESAWHCVACGSSRLRAQIVGARRTAEELGRAFPAVPVRTSGRDHILDSVPDAPALVVCTPGAEPVAEGGYAAALLLDGWAMVGRPDLRAGEEALRRWTAAASLVRGQPEGGTVVIVAEPTLRPVQALVRWDPVGHARRELAERAELGFPPVSRMASVTGSPEALAAFFTAAELPPEAEVLGPVPVPGAEPGRPRRPWDAPPGESWERALLRVPPGSGAALAAALKAAQAARMSRGGGAQVRIRVDPPDIG; via the coding sequence GTGAGCAGCGACAACGAGCGATCCGAGGACCCCGCGGGCGGGGTCCCGGAGCAGCTTGCGCTCATTCGGGAGACGGTACGGAAGGCCAACGTGCCGCGGGCCAAGCCGCGGACCTGGCGCGGCGCCGCGCTCGCCAAGGAGCTGCCCGTCGCCCGGGTGCTGGTCAACAAGGGCGTGCTCCATCTCGACCAGTACTTCGACTACGCCGTGCCCGACGAGCTCGACGCCGACGCACAGCCCGGAGTGCGGGTGCGGGTGCGATTCGGGGCCGGAGGGCGCAATGTCCGCGGCGGGCGGCGCGAAGGGGGCGGCCTGATCGACGGGTTCCTCATCGAGCGGCTCGCCGAATCGGACTACACGGGAGCCCTGGCCGCGCTCGCCTATGTCGTATCGCCCGAACCGGTGCTGGGACCGGAGCTGCTGGCCCTCTCGCGGGCCGTCGCCGACCGTTACGCGGGCAGCCTCGCCGATGTGCTGCAGCTCGCCGTGCCGCCCCGGAACGGACGGGCCGAGTCCAAGCCCTCGCCCGAGCCCCTGCCACCGCCGCCCGCGCCATCGGCGGGGAGCTGGGAGCGGTACGCCCAGGGGCCCGCGTTCCTGCGGGCGCTGGCCGAGGGCGGTGCGCCCCGGGCCGTATGGACCGCCCTGCCCGGACCGCACTGGCCCCAGGAGATCGCCAGGGCCATGGCCGCGACGCTCGCCTCCGGGCGCGGCGCGCTCGTCGTCGTGCCGGACGGCCGGACCGCGGGGCGGGTGGATGCCGCGCTCACCGAGCTGCTCGGCGAGGGCCGCCACGCGCTGCTGACCGCCGACTCCGGACCGGAGAAGCGGTACCGGGAGTGGCTCGCCGTTCGGCGCGGCTCGGTGCGGGCGGTCGTCGGGACGAGGGCCGCGATGTTCGCACCCGTCACCGATCTGGGCCTGGTCGCCGTCTGGGACGACGGGGACTCCAGCCACAGCGACGACAATGCCCCCTTCCCGCACGTCCGCGAGGTGCTCGAACTGCGGGCCGCGCACGGCCGGTGCGCATTCCTGCTCGGTGGTACGAACTGCACCGTGGAGGCCGCCCAGCTGGTGGAGAGCGGCTGGGCGCTGCCGCTGCGCGCGGACCGGGAGCAGCTGCGCATCGCGGCGCCCCTGGTGCGTACGGTCGGCGACGGGGAGCTGGCGCGGGACGGGGCCGCGAGGGCGGCCCGGCTGCCCAGCCTGGCCTGGCAGACAGTACGGGACGGGCTGCGCAGCGGTCCCGTCCTGGTCCAGGTGCCGCGCCGCGGATACGCACCCCGGCTGGCTTGCGAGCGCTGCCGTGAACCCGCCCGGTGCCGGCACTGTGCGGGACCGCTTCAGGCACCTGACCAGCGCGATCTCGACTGCGCTTGGTGCGGGCGGGCCGAGAGTGCCTGGCACTGCGTCGCCTGCGGCTCCAGTCGGCTGCGGGCCCAGATCGTCGGCGCCCGCCGCACCGCCGAGGAGCTCGGCCGGGCGTTTCCCGCGGTACCGGTACGGACGTCGGGCCGCGACCACATCCTGGACTCGGTGCCGGACGCGCCGGCACTGGTCGTCTGCACCCCCGGCGCCGAACCCGTCGCCGAGGGCGGCTATGCGGCGGCGCTGTTGCTGGACGGCTGGGCGATGGTCGGGCGCCCCGACCTGCGGGCCGGCGAGGAGGCGCTGCGCCGCTGGACGGCCGCGGCCTCGCTGGTGAGGGGGCAGCCGGAGGGTGGCACGGTGGTGATCGTCGCCGAGCCGACGCTGCGGCCCGTGCAGGCCCTGGTCCGCTGGGACCCGGTCGGACACGCCCGCCGTGAGCTGGCGGAGCGGGCCGAGCTCGGCTTCCCCCCGGTGTCCCGGATGGCCTCGGTGACCGGCTCGCCGGAGGCGCTCGCCGCGTTTTTCACGGCCGCCGAACTGCCGCCGGAGGCCGAGGTGCTCGGCCCGGTCCCGGTGCCGGGCGCCGAGCCGGGCAGGCCCCGCAGGCCCTGGGACGCACCGCCGGGGGAGTCCTGGGAGCGG